In the Ipomoea triloba cultivar NCNSP0323 chromosome 6, ASM357664v1 genome, one interval contains:
- the LOC116022803 gene encoding uncharacterized protein LOC116022803: protein MESKEQQPPPPKIQIYPTSTGEISPFWREKYEKDAKKYWDIFYKRHQDKFFKDRHYLDKEWGHYFSGSGGKVILEVGCGAGNTIYPLLATYPEIFVHACDFSPRAVNLVKTHKDFNETRVNAFVCDLTVDDLSQHISPSSVDAVTMIFVLSAVTPEKMPLVIQNIGKILKPDGYVLFRDYAIGDLAQERFISKEQKISENFYVRGDGTRAFYFSDEFLINLFKENGYDTEEHALCFKQVENRSREIVMNRRWVQAVFRLGCGKSSVNTESKVKLIGMDSPKPVIPERTQSNTNEFDFDISDGMALDMFGISSSSEEIVEVIISGLHFKINVVSKEYQHTCKSTGLMLWESARLMALVLAENPGIVAGKRVLELGCGCAGICSMVAAKSADLVVATDGDTKALNLLNQNVAQNLKSSLFAKLMTRKLEWGNRDDIEAIRRLNGKGFDIILGTDVTYISEAITPLFSTAKELICSGRDINEDREPALILCHVLRRVDEQSILSAASEFGFKLVDRWPELENPSIPSPNIINKWFSQEFCANGIPTRALSILYFHRV, encoded by the exons ATGGAGTCTAAGGAGCAGCAGCCACCACCGCCTAAAATTCAGATATATCCCACTTCTACTGGAGAAATTTCGCCTTTTTGGAGAG aGAAGTATGAAAAAGATGCGAAGAAGTATTGGGATATCTTCTACAAACGCCACCAAGATAAA TTTTTCAAGGACAGGCACTACTTGGACAAGGAATGGGGGCACTACTTCTCT GGTTCTGGAGGAAAAGTAATTCTAGAG GTTGGTTGTGGCGCTGGAAACACTATCTATCCCCTGCTTGCTACATATCCTGAAATTTTCGTGCATGCTTGCGACTTTTCACCACGGGCTGTAAACTTGGTTAAG ACACACAAGGACTTCAATGAGACCCGAGTGAATGCATTTGTTTGTGACTTGACGGTCGATGACCTAAGCCAGCATATTTCTCCTTCTTCAGTGGATGCCGTGACCATG ATCTTTGTTTTATCTGCAGTAACTCCTGAGAAGATGCCTCTAGTGATACAGAACATTGGAAAAATTCTCAAG CCTGATGGTTATGTCTTATTCCGTGACTATGCAATTGGAGACCTAGCTCAG GAAAGATTTATCTCAAAGGAGCAAAAGATCAGTGAGAACTTCTATGTTCGAGGTGATGGAACT CGGGCATTCTACTTCTCTGATGAGTTCTTGATCAATCTGTTCAAAGAGAATGGATATGATACTGAAGAGCATGCTTTGTGTTTTAAACAAGTTGAAAATCGGTCAAGGGAAATTGTGATGAATAG ACGTTGGGTTCAAGCTGTATTCCGTTTAGGTTGTGGTAAATCCAGTGTGAACACTGAGAGCAAGGTAAAACTCATTGGTATGGACAGTCCAAAACCTGTGATTCCAGAAAGAACTCAGAGCAATACAAATGAGTTTGACTTTGATATTTCTGATGGAATGGCTCTTGATATGTTTGGTATTTCATCGTCAAGTGAAGAG ATTGTTGAAGTTATCATAAGTGGCTTGCATTTTAAGATAAATGTCGTCTCAAAAGAGTACCAGCACACATGCAAATCAACTGGCTTAATGTTATGGGAATCAGCTCGATTGATGGCCTTAGTGCTTGCTGAAAACCCGGGGATTGTTGCAGGGAAAAGGGTCCTAGAGTTGGGATGCGGATGTGCTGGGATCTGCTCTATGGTGGCTGCAAAATCTGCCGACCTTGTGGTTGCCACTGACGGGGACACAAAAGCCCTCAACTTGTTGAACCAGAACGTCGCCCAAAATCTCAAATCATCACTTTTTGCAAAACTGATGACAAGGAAACTCGAATGGGGGAATAGAGATGATATCGAAGCCATCAGGAGGCTGAATGGCAAGGGGTTCGACATAATATTAGGCACTGATGTTACTTACATTTCCGAAGCCATCACACCCTTATTTTCAACCGCAAAAGAGCTGATTTGTTCGGGAAGAGATATTAACGAGGATCGGGAGCCAGCTCTGATTCTTTGTCATGTGCTGCGGCGAGTTGATGAACAATCCATATTGTCAGCCGCATCTGAATTTGGTTTCAAGTTGGTAGACCGGTGGCCGGAGTTGGAAAACCCTTCCATTCCCTCCCCAAACATAATCAACAAATGGTTCTCTCAAGAATTCTGTGCAAATGGTATCCCAACCAGAGCTTTGAGTATTTTGTACTTCCATAGAGTATAA